In one window of Nocardioides panacisoli DNA:
- a CDS encoding TOBE domain-containing protein: MTTYRIAEAAEVLGVSDDTVRRWIEAGRLPSTTDRGRSVVAGDDLAALAASLVDAAEHDRTRGGSVSARNRMTGIVTRVVADGVMAQIEMVCGPYRVVSLMSSEAATELGLEPGVRAIASVKSTAVVVETP, from the coding sequence GTGACGACCTATCGGATCGCGGAGGCAGCCGAGGTGCTCGGCGTCAGTGACGACACCGTGCGGCGCTGGATCGAGGCAGGCCGCCTGCCCAGCACCACCGACCGTGGGCGCTCGGTGGTGGCCGGAGACGACCTCGCCGCGCTCGCCGCGTCCCTGGTCGACGCCGCCGAGCACGACCGCACCCGTGGTGGCTCGGTCAGCGCGCGCAACCGGATGACCGGCATCGTGACCCGCGTGGTCGCCGACGGGGTGATGGCGCAGATCGAGATGGTCTGTGGCCCCTACCGGGTCGTGTCGCTGATGAGCAGCGAGGCCGCCACCGAGCTCGGCCTCGAGCCGGGCGTGCGAGCGATCGCCTCGGTGAAGTCCACCGCGGTGGTGGTGGAGACCCCGTGA
- the modA gene encoding molybdate ABC transporter substrate-binding protein, translating to MTRHLLAATVLALVAPLAACSPGGDAPTVRVLAAASLTDAFTDLAEDFEAAHPDVEVELSFASSTSLAEQAADGAPGDVLATADPAAMRVATDADAAGEPTRFATNVVVIATAPGNPAGITDLSSLAGTTWVRCADQAPCGRASRELLDAAGVDAEPASLEEDVRATLEKVTSGEADAGLVYATDARAASDAVTAVEVPDADTVANDYLVAPLAQSEHPDLAEDFVELVTGPEGQRVLGEAGFRSP from the coding sequence GTGACCCGTCACCTCCTCGCCGCGACCGTCCTCGCACTGGTGGCCCCCCTCGCCGCCTGCTCGCCCGGCGGCGACGCACCGACCGTGCGGGTGCTGGCCGCGGCGTCGCTGACCGATGCCTTCACCGACCTGGCCGAGGACTTCGAGGCCGCCCACCCCGACGTCGAGGTCGAGCTCTCCTTCGCCTCCAGCACCAGCCTCGCCGAGCAGGCGGCCGACGGCGCTCCGGGCGACGTCCTCGCGACCGCCGACCCGGCGGCGATGCGGGTCGCGACCGACGCCGACGCCGCCGGAGAACCCACGCGGTTCGCCACCAACGTCGTGGTCATCGCCACCGCGCCCGGCAACCCGGCCGGGATCACCGACCTCTCCTCGCTCGCCGGGACGACGTGGGTCCGGTGCGCCGACCAGGCGCCCTGCGGTCGCGCCTCGCGGGAGCTGCTCGACGCCGCGGGCGTCGACGCCGAGCCCGCCAGCCTGGAGGAGGACGTACGGGCCACCCTGGAGAAGGTCACCTCGGGCGAGGCCGACGCCGGGCTGGTCTACGCCACCGACGCCCGCGCCGCCAGCGACGCCGTCACCGCCGTGGAGGTGCCGGACGCCGACACGGTCGCCAACGACTACCTCGTGGCGCCGCTCGCCCAGTCCGAGCACCCGGACCTGGCCGAGGACTTCGTCGAGCTCGTGACCGGCCCGGAGGGCCAACGCGTGCTCGGCGAGGCCGGCTTCCGGTCGCCATGA
- a CDS encoding ABC transporter permease has translation MRRADPLGRAPLVLLLPALLALGVLVAPLLTLVLRTDYLRLADQLGDETVQQALWLSVTTSTAATLACFVLGLPLAWLLARVEFRGRRVVRALVIVPMVLPPVVAGIALRTAFGRTGVLGEPLLQATGFAFPYTAWGVVLAHTFIALPFVVISIEGGLRAAGAAYDAAAASLGATRWTTFRRVTVPLALPGIAAGLVLGWARSLGEFGATITFNGNYPGATQTMPTLIYLERQRDTDAALALSLLMLLISVAILAALRDRWLVTT, from the coding sequence ATGAGGCGCGCCGACCCGCTCGGTCGGGCACCCCTGGTCCTGCTGCTGCCGGCGCTGCTCGCGCTGGGCGTGCTGGTCGCGCCACTGCTGACCCTCGTGCTGCGCACCGACTACCTCCGACTGGCCGACCAGCTCGGCGACGAGACCGTGCAGCAGGCGCTGTGGCTCTCGGTCACGACCTCGACCGCCGCCACGCTCGCCTGCTTCGTGCTCGGGCTGCCCCTGGCATGGCTGCTGGCGCGCGTGGAGTTCCGCGGACGCCGAGTGGTGCGGGCCCTGGTGATCGTGCCGATGGTGCTGCCGCCGGTGGTCGCCGGCATCGCCCTGCGCACCGCGTTCGGCCGCACCGGCGTGCTCGGCGAGCCGTTGCTGCAGGCCACCGGCTTCGCGTTCCCCTACACCGCGTGGGGCGTCGTGCTCGCCCACACCTTCATCGCGCTGCCGTTCGTGGTCATCAGCATCGAGGGCGGGCTGCGGGCCGCCGGGGCGGCGTACGACGCGGCGGCGGCATCCCTCGGCGCCACCCGGTGGACGACGTTCCGGCGCGTGACGGTGCCGCTCGCGCTGCCGGGGATCGCCGCGGGACTGGTGCTGGGGTGGGCGCGGTCCCTGGGCGAGTTCGGCGCCACCATCACCTTCAACGGCAACTACCCCGGCGCGACCCAGACGATGCCGACGCTGATCTACCTCGAGCGCCAGCGCGACACCGACGCCGCGCTGGCGCTGAGCCTGCTGATGCTGCTCATCTCCGTGGCCATCCTCGCGGCGCTGCGTGACCGCTGGCTGGTGACGACGTGA
- a CDS encoding ABC transporter ATP-binding protein, whose protein sequence is MTLDARLEVPDRLDVALTAAPGDVVAVVGPNGAGKTTLVQALAGLQPAAGSATLAGTDLTGLPARERRIGLVFQDQRLFPHLDAVENVAFGPRSRGVRRPEARALAQEWLTRLGVADLAHRRPGALSGGQAQRVAIARALAADPDLLLLDEPFTGLDVGVAAALRIELAHHLAEFGGVTVMVTHDALDALTLATRVVVLDEGRVAQTGTPDEVAARPRTEHVARLVGLNVLREGDTFRAFSPSSVAVSLARPDGSARNCWLGRVRSAAPHGDAVRLRTAGEVDLIADVTPGAVRELALAPGQQVWLSVKETAVTTYRAGTGPET, encoded by the coding sequence GTGACGCTCGACGCCCGCCTCGAGGTGCCCGACCGGCTCGACGTGGCCCTGACGGCCGCGCCCGGCGACGTGGTCGCCGTCGTCGGGCCCAACGGCGCGGGCAAGACCACGTTGGTCCAGGCGCTCGCCGGCCTGCAGCCGGCCGCCGGCAGCGCGACGCTGGCCGGGACCGACCTCACCGGCCTGCCGGCACGCGAGCGCCGGATCGGTCTGGTCTTCCAGGACCAGCGGCTCTTCCCCCACCTGGACGCGGTGGAGAACGTCGCGTTCGGTCCCCGCAGTCGCGGCGTACGCCGTCCGGAGGCACGGGCACTGGCACAGGAGTGGCTCACGCGACTGGGGGTGGCCGATCTCGCGCACCGGCGGCCGGGTGCGCTCTCGGGCGGCCAGGCACAGCGGGTGGCGATCGCCCGCGCGCTCGCCGCCGACCCGGACCTGCTGCTGCTCGACGAGCCGTTCACCGGGCTGGACGTCGGCGTCGCAGCGGCGCTGCGCATCGAGCTGGCCCACCACCTCGCGGAGTTCGGGGGCGTCACCGTGATGGTGACCCACGACGCGCTGGACGCGCTGACCCTGGCGACCCGGGTCGTGGTCCTCGACGAGGGACGGGTCGCGCAGACCGGGACGCCCGACGAGGTGGCCGCACGCCCGCGGACCGAGCACGTCGCTCGCCTGGTGGGGCTCAACGTGCTGCGCGAGGGCGACACCTTCCGCGCGTTCTCGCCGTCCTCGGTCGCGGTGTCGCTCGCGCGGCCCGACGGGTCCGCGCGCAACTGCTGGCTCGGGCGGGTCCGCAGTGCGGCGCCGCACGGGGACGCCGTACGGCTGCGCACCGCCGGCGAGGTCGACCTCATCGCCGACGTCACGCCCGGCGCGGTGCGCGAGCTGGCCCTGGCCCCCGGCCAGCAGGTCTGGCTCTCGGTCAAGGAGACCGCGGTGACGACCTACCGGGCTGGGACCGGACCTGAGACGTGA
- a CDS encoding sulfotransferase domain-containing protein: MEPPVRYMSPDEDSARWSELSLRPGDVVISTRSKSGTTWMQQICLSLALGRAELPDALARLSPWVDWLAEPIEDVSARLAAQAQPRVLKTHTPLDGIPLDPRVTYIVVARHPLDAAVSLYHQGENLNRRRIWQLTGAQPPPWRPRLKEWLLRWIHDDVDPRESLDSLPGVMWHLTDAWSRQGAPNVHLVHYADLLNDLDSEMRRVADILDVPVDEGAWPSLVHAATFSSMRARAAESAPASNGLLKDPSAFFRRGTVGDGEALLTADERARYEDRVGGLGPPELIDWLHR; the protein is encoded by the coding sequence ATGGAGCCTCCGGTGCGCTACATGTCCCCGGACGAGGACAGTGCCCGTTGGTCGGAACTCTCGCTGCGCCCGGGCGACGTCGTGATCAGCACCCGCTCGAAGAGCGGTACGACGTGGATGCAGCAGATCTGCCTGTCGCTCGCACTGGGCAGGGCCGAACTCCCCGATGCGCTCGCCCGGCTGTCGCCCTGGGTCGACTGGCTCGCCGAGCCGATCGAGGACGTGAGCGCACGTCTCGCGGCGCAGGCCCAGCCGCGCGTGCTCAAGACCCACACCCCGCTCGACGGCATCCCGCTCGATCCCCGGGTGACCTACATCGTGGTCGCCCGGCACCCACTGGACGCGGCGGTCTCCCTCTACCACCAGGGGGAGAACCTGAACCGTCGACGAATCTGGCAACTGACCGGTGCGCAACCACCTCCGTGGCGCCCACGGTTGAAGGAATGGCTCCTTCGCTGGATCCACGACGACGTCGACCCACGTGAGTCCCTGGACTCCCTTCCGGGTGTGATGTGGCACCTCACTGACGCCTGGTCCCGACAGGGAGCGCCCAACGTCCACCTGGTCCACTACGCGGACCTCCTGAACGACCTCGACAGCGAGATGCGTCGCGTCGCCGACATCCTCGACGTCCCTGTCGACGAGGGCGCCTGGCCGTCGCTGGTCCACGCAGCCACCTTCTCGTCGATGCGGGCGCGGGCAGCCGAGTCGGCGCCGGCTTCGAACGGGCTGTTGAAGGACCCGTCCGCGTTCTTCCGGCGCGGCACGGTCGGTGACGGGGAAGCCCTGCTCACGGCCGACGAACGAGCGCGCTACGAGGATCGGGTCGGCGGCCTCGGCCCTCCAGAGCTCATCGACTGGTTGCACCGCTGA
- a CDS encoding alpha/beta fold hydrolase has protein sequence MHRNDEQWQTFDWDGREIAWRRVGQGPPLVLCHGTPFSSEVWTDLVARVAADHTVHLWDMPGYGRSSKAAHHAVDLGVQGRALAALLDHWQLRDPVVVAHDIGGATALRAHLLHGCDYSTLVLVDAVVLRPWGSDFFRLVRDHAEVFAALPEAMHRGLVEAYVRGAVHGSLDDATLAGIVDPWLGARGRAAFYAQIAQADEQWTVEVEDLLPHVRCPTAVVWGAEDAWLPVEHAHRLAAALGAPAPTVVPGAGHLVQVDAVDDLVHAVRHRARPPRDR, from the coding sequence ATGCACCGCAACGACGAGCAGTGGCAGACCTTCGACTGGGACGGCCGGGAGATCGCCTGGCGACGGGTCGGGCAGGGACCGCCGCTGGTGCTCTGCCACGGCACTCCGTTCTCCTCCGAGGTCTGGACGGACCTCGTGGCACGGGTGGCTGCCGACCACACCGTCCACCTCTGGGACATGCCCGGCTACGGCCGGTCCTCCAAGGCGGCTCACCACGCCGTCGACCTGGGGGTGCAGGGCAGGGCGTTGGCCGCGCTGCTCGACCACTGGCAGCTGCGGGATCCCGTCGTGGTCGCCCACGACATCGGTGGTGCCACCGCCCTGCGGGCCCACCTGCTCCACGGGTGTGACTACTCCACGCTGGTGCTCGTCGATGCGGTGGTGCTCCGGCCGTGGGGCTCGGACTTCTTCCGCCTGGTCCGGGACCACGCGGAGGTTTTCGCGGCACTGCCCGAGGCCATGCACCGGGGCCTGGTCGAGGCCTACGTCAGGGGAGCGGTCCACGGCTCGCTCGACGATGCGACCCTGGCGGGGATCGTCGACCCGTGGCTCGGCGCCCGGGGACGGGCGGCGTTCTACGCCCAGATCGCCCAGGCCGACGAGCAGTGGACCGTCGAGGTGGAGGACCTGCTGCCGCACGTGCGTTGTCCGACCGCCGTCGTCTGGGGTGCGGAGGATGCCTGGTTGCCCGTCGAGCACGCGCACCGGCTGGCCGCCGCTCTCGGCGCCCCGGCCCCCACGGTCGTGCCCGGTGCCGGGCACCTCGTCCAGGTCGACGCGGTCGACGACCTCGTGCACGCCGTCAGGCACCGGGCCCGACCGCCGCGCGATCGATGA
- a CDS encoding MerR family transcriptional regulator — protein sequence MRIGEVARQLEIDAHVLRHWEDVGVVRPARSPQGYREYDEESLARLRVVRQCQEAGMSLAQIRGVLDRTEDGREAVIRAHQQVVRSQLLLLERTSTFLDHVLTCRHSLMSRCPDCAAYSDGDRP from the coding sequence GTGCGGATCGGTGAGGTGGCGCGGCAACTGGAGATCGACGCGCATGTCCTGCGCCACTGGGAGGACGTCGGCGTGGTCCGGCCGGCCCGGAGCCCGCAGGGCTACCGGGAGTACGACGAGGAGAGCCTCGCCCGTCTCCGCGTCGTCCGACAGTGCCAGGAGGCCGGGATGAGCCTGGCGCAGATCCGCGGCGTCCTGGACCGGACCGAGGACGGGCGGGAGGCAGTGATCCGCGCCCACCAGCAGGTGGTCCGTTCGCAGTTGCTCCTGCTCGAGCGCACCTCGACCTTCCTCGACCACGTGCTGACGTGCCGCCACTCCCTGATGTCGCGCTGCCCCGACTGCGCGGCGTACAGCGACGGCGACCGACCGTGA
- the glpX gene encoding class II fructose-bisphosphatase gives MVPESPNPTAPDRNLALELVRVTEAAAMAAGRWVGRGEKNGADGVAVEAMRVMISSIGMRGTVVIGEGEKDEAPMLFNGEAVGDGTGAECDVAVDPIDGTTLTAKGMNNAVAVLAVSPRGTMYDPSAVFYMEKLVTGPEAADVVDIRASVSDNIHAVAKAKGRNASDVTVVVLDRPRHDQMVEEIRSTGARIKFITDGDVAGAIMAARPDTGIDILMGIGGTPEGIIAACAMKCMGGVLQGRLWPKDDAERQKAIDAGHNLDPDHVLLTDDLVTGDDAYFVATGITDGELLRGVRYRGGGATTQSLVMRSHSGTIRTITSEHSLQKLRGFSAIDFD, from the coding sequence ATGGTTCCCGAGTCCCCGAATCCGACTGCTCCCGACCGCAACCTGGCGCTGGAGCTCGTCCGCGTCACCGAGGCCGCCGCCATGGCGGCCGGCCGGTGGGTCGGCCGGGGAGAGAAGAACGGCGCCGACGGGGTCGCCGTGGAGGCGATGCGGGTGATGATCTCCTCCATCGGCATGCGGGGCACCGTGGTGATCGGCGAGGGCGAGAAGGACGAGGCGCCCATGCTCTTCAACGGCGAGGCCGTCGGTGACGGCACCGGCGCCGAGTGCGACGTCGCCGTGGACCCGATCGACGGCACCACGCTCACCGCCAAGGGCATGAACAACGCCGTCGCGGTGCTGGCGGTCTCCCCCCGCGGCACCATGTACGACCCCTCGGCGGTGTTCTACATGGAGAAGCTCGTGACGGGCCCCGAGGCCGCCGACGTCGTGGACATCCGCGCCTCGGTGTCGGACAACATCCACGCCGTGGCCAAGGCCAAGGGCCGCAACGCCTCCGACGTGACCGTGGTGGTGCTGGACCGTCCGCGGCACGACCAGATGGTCGAGGAGATCCGCAGCACGGGAGCGCGGATCAAGTTCATCACCGACGGTGACGTCGCCGGCGCGATCATGGCGGCCCGTCCCGACACCGGCATCGACATCCTGATGGGCATCGGCGGCACCCCTGAGGGCATCATCGCCGCCTGCGCCATGAAGTGCATGGGCGGCGTGCTCCAGGGTCGGCTGTGGCCCAAGGACGACGCCGAGCGCCAGAAGGCCATCGACGCCGGCCACAACCTGGACCCCGACCACGTGCTGCTCACCGACGACCTGGTGACCGGCGACGACGCCTACTTCGTGGCCACCGGCATCACCGACGGCGAGCTGCTGCGCGGCGTGCGCTACCGCGGCGGCGGTGCCACCACGCAGTCACTGGTCATGCGCTCCCACAGCGGCACCATCCGCACCATCACCTCGGAGCACTCGCTGCAGAAGCTACGCGGTTTTTCCGCGATCGACTTCGACTGA
- a CDS encoding esterase/lipase family protein: MADILAPFLLPEGFERPRLRALTHEGSVMCEAGRLVLHRGARKRADRRRSWAERPRPRRAEPVLLVPGFLAGDWTLRALAAELRSEGFRTYRSGILANVSCTLDAAALVEARLESIVERRDARVHVVGHSLGGMIARGVAVRRPDLVAGVVTMGSPIMAPAAHHKVLTGGVHMLATLSSVGVPGVMSRQCVGGACAEASFTEAQTPLPAGIGLTNVYSQRDGIVDWQACIDPAGEPVEVTASHIGMALDPQVARAVTAALVGAGEVSVEVDRGKTA; encoded by the coding sequence ATGGCTGACATCCTGGCGCCGTTCCTGCTCCCGGAGGGATTCGAGCGGCCACGCCTGCGGGCACTGACCCACGAAGGCAGCGTGATGTGCGAGGCCGGCCGCCTGGTGCTCCATCGCGGGGCGCGCAAGCGGGCCGACCGGCGCCGGTCCTGGGCCGAGCGTCCGCGGCCGCGCCGCGCCGAGCCGGTGCTGCTGGTGCCGGGCTTCCTCGCCGGGGACTGGACGCTGCGAGCCCTGGCCGCGGAACTGCGCAGCGAGGGATTCCGCACCTACCGCTCGGGCATCCTCGCCAACGTCAGCTGCACCCTGGACGCCGCCGCGCTGGTGGAGGCGCGCCTGGAGTCGATCGTCGAACGCCGCGACGCCCGCGTCCACGTCGTCGGCCACAGCCTCGGAGGCATGATCGCCCGCGGCGTCGCCGTACGCCGTCCCGACCTGGTCGCGGGCGTGGTCACCATGGGCAGCCCGATCATGGCGCCGGCCGCCCACCACAAGGTGCTCACCGGCGGGGTGCACATGCTGGCGACGCTCAGCAGCGTCGGCGTGCCCGGCGTGATGTCGCGCCAGTGCGTCGGCGGAGCGTGCGCGGAGGCGAGCTTCACCGAGGCGCAGACTCCGCTCCCGGCGGGGATCGGGCTGACCAACGTCTACTCCCAGCGCGACGGCATCGTCGACTGGCAGGCCTGCATCGACCCGGCGGGCGAGCCCGTCGAGGTGACCGCGTCCCACATCGGCATGGCGCTGGACCCGCAGGTCGCGCGGGCCGTCACCGCCGCGCTGGTCGGTGCGGGCGAGGTCTCAGTCGAAGTCGATCGCGGAAAAACCGCGTAG
- a CDS encoding alpha/beta fold hydrolase codes for MSTTDGTAGSEELIAPLGPDLELCYQTFGSPDDEPLLLVMGLGGPMTWWPRELCERLADRGFYVVRYDNRDTGRSSRMDQRVRRSHLVRAFLGAAGSPPYSLTDLAGDAVGLLDHLGISSAHVAGVSMGGMIAQTVALEHPDRVRSLTSIMSTTGRRTVGWQHPALLPSLLWSRGEREGYIESSEKLWRIIGSPDYPTSAQELRDRAGETFDRGMSRMGVMRQMLAILGQPDRTDALGALTVPTAVVHGRADKMVHVSGGRATATAIPGAELVLVRGMGHDLPAGLYETFVATIRRTADRARRTVGAETP; via the coding sequence ATGTCCACCACCGACGGCACCGCCGGTTCCGAGGAGCTCATCGCCCCCCTCGGACCCGATCTCGAGCTGTGCTACCAGACCTTCGGCTCCCCCGACGACGAGCCGCTGCTGCTCGTCATGGGCCTCGGCGGACCGATGACCTGGTGGCCGCGTGAGCTCTGCGAGCGCCTGGCCGACCGCGGCTTCTACGTCGTGCGCTACGACAACCGCGACACCGGCAGGTCCAGCCGGATGGACCAGCGCGTACGCCGCAGCCACCTGGTCCGCGCGTTCCTCGGCGCCGCGGGCTCCCCGCCGTACTCCCTGACCGACCTCGCGGGCGACGCCGTCGGGCTGCTGGACCACCTCGGGATCTCCAGCGCCCACGTCGCCGGCGTCTCCATGGGCGGGATGATCGCCCAGACCGTGGCGCTCGAGCACCCCGACCGCGTGCGCTCGCTCACCTCGATCATGTCCACCACGGGCCGGCGGACCGTCGGCTGGCAGCACCCGGCGCTGCTGCCGTCGCTGTTGTGGTCCCGCGGCGAGCGCGAGGGCTACATCGAGTCCAGCGAGAAGCTGTGGCGCATCATCGGCTCGCCGGACTACCCCACCAGCGCCCAGGAGCTGCGCGACCGTGCGGGCGAGACCTTCGACCGCGGGATGAGCCGCATGGGCGTGATGCGCCAGATGCTGGCCATCCTGGGCCAGCCCGACCGCACCGACGCGCTCGGCGCCCTGACGGTGCCCACCGCCGTGGTGCACGGGCGGGCGGACAAGATGGTGCACGTCTCCGGCGGCCGCGCCACGGCGACCGCGATCCCCGGTGCCGAACTGGTCCTGGTCCGGGGCATGGGCCACGACCTCCCCGCGGGCCTGTACGAGACGTTCGTGGCCACCATCCGCCGCACGGCCGACCGGGCGCGCCGGACCGTGGGCGCGGAGACTCCGTAG
- a CDS encoding DUF4032 domain-containing protein — translation MALHVVATRSDGSVFTLPWSTPLAEWDERYVVPAARGLSRHVVRIVRVDQQMLAVKETDERIAFREYRLLRELQRLGQPVVVARAVVTGRRTEDGTELPAALVTDHLHYSLPYRTLFQHGMQGEQLPLLVDALVVLLVRLHLAAFHWGDVSLSNALFRRDAGGFAAFLVDAETGELHPTLSEQMREHDVAVGLENVFAELLDLQAAGDLDPDVAAHDVVELLSERYRALWQEVTAAEEFDAAEWWRVEERLGRLNDLGFDVDELDVRADGERVRITPKAVEAGHHRRELRELTGLNVEDEQARKLLNDLAAFTAAHDLGALDRATVARRWLTTVYTPLVGLVPAERSAEVNPPEYFHEVMEHRWRLSEQAGYEVDIFGAATDFIEHVLPNRPPDVQWRTDATGGPGTGSP, via the coding sequence ATGGCGCTGCATGTCGTGGCCACGCGCAGCGACGGGAGCGTGTTCACGCTGCCGTGGTCGACGCCGCTGGCCGAGTGGGACGAGCGGTACGTCGTCCCCGCGGCCCGGGGACTGTCGCGCCACGTCGTCCGCATCGTCCGGGTCGACCAGCAGATGCTGGCGGTCAAGGAGACCGACGAGCGCATCGCGTTCCGCGAGTACCGCCTGCTGCGGGAGCTGCAGCGGCTCGGGCAACCCGTCGTCGTGGCCCGCGCCGTGGTCACCGGCCGCCGGACCGAGGACGGCACCGAGCTCCCGGCGGCCCTGGTCACCGACCACCTGCACTACTCGCTGCCCTACCGGACGCTGTTCCAGCACGGCATGCAGGGCGAGCAGCTGCCACTGCTGGTCGACGCGCTGGTCGTGCTGCTGGTCCGCCTGCACCTGGCCGCGTTCCACTGGGGCGACGTGTCGCTGTCCAACGCGCTGTTCCGTCGCGACGCCGGTGGCTTCGCGGCGTTCCTCGTCGACGCCGAGACCGGCGAGCTGCACCCGACGCTGTCGGAGCAGATGCGCGAGCACGACGTGGCGGTGGGGCTGGAGAACGTCTTCGCCGAGCTGCTGGACCTGCAGGCGGCCGGCGACCTCGACCCGGACGTCGCGGCCCACGACGTGGTCGAGCTGCTCTCCGAACGCTACCGCGCACTGTGGCAGGAGGTGACGGCCGCGGAGGAGTTCGATGCCGCCGAGTGGTGGCGGGTCGAGGAACGCCTGGGGCGGCTCAACGACTTGGGTTTCGACGTCGACGAGCTCGACGTCCGGGCCGACGGCGAGCGGGTCCGGATCACCCCGAAGGCGGTCGAGGCCGGGCACCACCGACGCGAGCTGCGCGAGCTCACCGGCCTCAACGTCGAGGACGAGCAGGCCCGCAAGCTGCTCAACGACCTCGCCGCGTTCACGGCGGCACACGACCTCGGCGCGCTGGACCGCGCCACGGTGGCACGTCGATGGCTCACCACCGTCTACACCCCGCTGGTGGGGCTCGTGCCCGCCGAACGCAGCGCCGAGGTGAACCCGCCGGAGTACTTCCACGAGGTGATGGAGCACCGCTGGCGGCTCTCGGAGCAGGCCGGGTACGAGGTCGACATCTTCGGGGCCGCGACCGACTTCATCGAGCACGTGCTGCCGAACCGGCCGCCCGACGTGCAGTGGCGGACCGACGCGACGGGTGGCCCGGGCACCGGATCGCCCTGA
- a CDS encoding extracellular solute-binding protein, producing MSTALLAACGAEGKPELHWYVNPDGVDTFETYADTCSTDEYDISVEQLPSSATDQRVQLARRLAAEDSSTDLMNLDPVFVAEFANAGWLAEVPEETAEEIMGSVEGQGSYLAGAAETVIWDDTVYALPQWANTQVLWYRKSLAEAAGLDMTQPVTWQQIIDAAATEGGSVGVQANRYEGYVVWLNALIQGAGGEIVGNTEAGRDAEVELDSDAGRAAAGVVQALADSDAAQPDLSVSNEGTVLGPMWTDPGEFMVNWTFVYATYRDTVGQPGGPADEQAFEDLGWARYPATVEGEESRPPIGGIHIGVGAYSDHPDHAAEAAACVTSTQAQVDLALNNGLMPSTEEAYEEVADSGEFPEDLIDLYRTSVDTGGPRPKSAFYPLISNAVQDQWHSPASVDPDRTPQRSADFLRAVLSGEELL from the coding sequence ATGTCCACCGCCCTGTTGGCCGCATGCGGCGCCGAGGGCAAGCCGGAGCTCCACTGGTACGTCAACCCCGACGGCGTCGACACCTTCGAGACCTACGCCGACACCTGCTCCACCGACGAGTACGACATCTCCGTGGAGCAGCTTCCCTCCAGTGCCACCGACCAGCGGGTGCAGCTCGCCCGCCGCCTCGCGGCCGAGGACTCCTCCACCGACCTGATGAACCTCGACCCGGTCTTCGTGGCGGAGTTCGCCAACGCCGGGTGGCTGGCCGAGGTGCCCGAGGAGACGGCCGAGGAGATCATGGGCAGCGTCGAGGGGCAGGGCAGCTACCTCGCCGGCGCGGCCGAGACGGTCATCTGGGACGACACGGTCTACGCCCTGCCGCAGTGGGCCAACACCCAGGTGCTCTGGTACCGCAAGTCGCTGGCCGAGGCGGCCGGGCTCGACATGACCCAGCCCGTCACGTGGCAGCAGATCATCGACGCGGCCGCCACCGAGGGCGGCAGTGTGGGGGTGCAGGCCAACCGCTACGAGGGGTACGTCGTCTGGCTCAACGCACTGATCCAGGGCGCCGGCGGCGAGATCGTCGGCAACACCGAGGCCGGTCGTGACGCCGAGGTCGAGCTCGACTCCGACGCAGGTCGTGCCGCGGCCGGCGTGGTCCAGGCCCTCGCGGACTCCGACGCCGCCCAGCCCGACCTCTCGGTCTCCAACGAGGGCACCGTGCTCGGACCGATGTGGACCGACCCCGGTGAGTTCATGGTCAACTGGACCTTCGTCTACGCGACCTACCGCGACACCGTCGGCCAGCCCGGCGGCCCGGCCGACGAGCAGGCGTTCGAGGACCTCGGGTGGGCGCGCTACCCCGCCACGGTCGAGGGTGAGGAGTCGCGTCCGCCCATCGGTGGCATCCACATCGGTGTCGGCGCCTACTCCGACCACCCCGACCACGCCGCCGAGGCCGCCGCGTGCGTCACCTCGACCCAGGCGCAGGTCGACCTCGCGCTCAACAACGGCCTGATGCCCTCCACCGAGGAGGCCTACGAGGAGGTCGCCGACAGCGGCGAGTTCCCCGAGGACCTCATCGACCTCTACCGCACGAGCGTGGACACCGGCGGCCCACGCCCCAAGAGCGCGTTCTACCCGTTGATCTCCAACGCGGTGCAGGACCAGTGGCACTCGCCCGCATCGGTCGACCCGGACCGCACGCCACAGCGGTCCGCGGACTTCCTGCGAGCCGTGCTGAGCGGGGAGGAGCTGCTGTGA